ATTTAACAACAGATTCTCTAATTGACGGTGCCATGTGTGAAAATTTCAAAGAAATGGATACAAGGATTAAGCAATATTATGAACTAATTAAGGGAGTAAAATCTGTAAGAATTACTGACAATCGACAAGAAACTAATCTAACTCTTCCGATAATGCACGGAGATATGCCAACTATGGGAACGGGAATAATTGGAATGAAAGAATGGCATTTCTTACCTAATGGGATTATTTCATTATGTGTTGATCATGAACAAGTAGAAGGTTCAGTCGTTTTAAATGGACCTATTTGGGGAGGTGATTCTTTGAATCATGACCCTGTTAAACTAAGAGTATGTAATGGAGTTGTATCAATAAATTCTGGTGATAATACTCTAGTCAATACGATATTAAATCAAGATGGTGGCAAATATTTTGGTGAAATTGTATTTGGGTTTAATAAAAGGGCAGATAAATTAAATGAAAGTCCATATGAATTTTATGTTGCTGATGGAAGTGTATCCCTAGCCTTTGGAAGAAATGATCATATAGGAGGCAACTGCGGAAAAAATTGTGGTATTGGACATCAATATAATAATAACCACCAAGTTATTCATTCACACGCTGCAGTTAAAGTAGACAATATAGTTTTAGATATGCAGGATGACAGAAAACTAGAACTAATGAAGGATGGTAAATGGATGGAGGTAGAATGAGTATGAGGTTGAGTAGTTATCTCGCTGAATCAACTTCCTTGCCTGGAAAAATATTTGAAATATCATTTTTAAACTCATATACATATTATTGGTTACATCCGTCTGAAATTATGAAAGGATTACTATACGGTATAATACCTCCTTATCTATTTACAGTTTTCATGGATAGTAGACCATTATTTGAAAAATTAGATGTAATAATATATGGACTTTTAGCGATAATTATATTTTATCATGGAATTTTATTTATTTTAGTATATCGGGATACTAAACAGGGAACAAAAAAGAATCAATGAGATGTAAAAAATGAATTCCAATATTGGCCAATCTAAAGCAATATTATTACATGAAAAATATTGTGGGAAAATAGGTATCCATTCTAAAATAAGGATGGATGGCAATTTACCGTATGTATATACTCCAGGTATAGCAGATGTAGCACAAAAAATAAATGAAAATCCTGAATATGCATTTAAAAGTACAATTAAGAAAAATTCAGTGGCTATTGTAAGTGATTGTTCACGTGTGTTGGGGTTAGGACCGATAAAACCAGCAGCAGGACTAGCAGTCATGGAAGGAAAAGCAGTTTTATTTAAAAAAATTGCAGACATTGATGCATTCCCTATTTGTTTAGATACTACTGATGAAGATGAAATTGTCAGAACGGTCTGCAATATAGCTCCTGCATTTGGTGGTATAAATTTAGAGGATATAGCATCAGTAGGTGGGAAAAGTTTTAATGTTGAAGATAAATGTAAAAAATTGATCAAAACCAAAGAAAATCCAATACCAATATGTCATGATGATCAACATGGGACTGCAGTGGTTGTTCTAGCAGCGATGAAAAATGCTCTTCGTATAGCGAATAAAGATATTCGAAGCGCTAAATTTGTTTTTATTGGATGTGGTAGTGCTGGCTATGCGTGTTATGATCTCTTTAAAAAAGCAAAAATGAATCCCAATAATGCAGATGTC
This Methanospirillum lacunae DNA region includes the following protein-coding sequences:
- a CDS encoding NAD(P)-dependent malic enzyme gives rise to the protein MNSNIGQSKAILLHEKYCGKIGIHSKIRMDGNLPYVYTPGIADVAQKINENPEYAFKSTIKKNSVAIVSDCSRVLGLGPIKPAAGLAVMEGKAVLFKKIADIDAFPICLDTTDEDEIVRTVCNIAPAFGGINLEDIASVGGKSFNVEDKCKKLIKTKENPIPICHDDQHGTAVVVLAAMKNALRIANKDIRSAKFVFIGCGSAGYACYDLFKKAKMNPNNADVFHKIMDKNNHAELVTNIYKNRDDFDLLNCKEKIVAEDSARKEKMTLLEAMNDADAVIGLSESKKDGNVISEEMIQVMNPETPIVFALANPYPEISYQKAKKAGAEIVATALSGTPNQVNDIISMPAIFRGALDVGATEISTNMLLAATEALRSSVPQVNDVNHIISLPGRVEAVAEMAYQVAIVAKRDNLIRNHEWDKDRYKDEVTKRIEPFW
- a CDS encoding M29 family metallopeptidase; its protein translation is MDYLDEIKDGVENFLVKCLQIVKGESILVIYTPSSNYKDTIAYSGSKGIHRFWRDWQSVFEDKEYDEQIKISIREHREIIHAISDVSDSLNCSICLFPLNISNKNKLEILNTDVVGLKNKLKTADIIIDLTLIGLDSYFIPNKFKIGTHNLKSIFYKSNLRGADLHNLTTDSLIDGAMCENFKEMDTRIKQYYELIKGVKSVRITDNRQETNLTLPIMHGDMPTMGTGIIGMKEWHFLPNGIISLCVDHEQVEGSVVLNGPIWGGDSLNHDPVKLRVCNGVVSINSGDNTLVNTILNQDGGKYFGEIVFGFNKRADKLNESPYEFYVADGSVSLAFGRNDHIGGNCGKNCGIGHQYNNNHQVIHSHAAVKVDNIVLDMQDDRKLELMKDGKWMEVE